A single Anopheles arabiensis isolate DONGOLA chromosome 2, AaraD3, whole genome shotgun sequence DNA region contains:
- the LOC120895006 gene encoding cactin — translation MWGEQSEKSAPFVWKKKLEKQGLKDISRRELEALNRKTQLENVIELEKIKKRRLEREHQQQQREDDMYLMQRSKEAAQFDEWQRQEETFHLEQAKLRSKIRIQDGRAKPIDLLAQYISEQNLEESIEMQMHEPYTYLNGLGLDDLEDLLVDIKVYNELEKGKNLDFWTDLTIIVDDEIHKLRKVEAEKQRIAAGRREGIHQSVAKDVTQIFRGKTAQQLEDLKKKIEEKIGSQQDGLDIGYWESLLSQLKAHMARARLRDRHQENLRSKLEQLKQEQEQQVKKEVQSEDDEAGPSGLGQADDSSSRDSAAVQSESEAAGPSKPTQDTYESDLLNECFEQYKKGGYEPKYLQPGDLEPGIEIITEDKDEEILDLLRQKVLGINQDEELYSREEMLLRKEARRGMDNDEAEFSVETRVDSQVYLWSDKYRPRKPRYFNRVHTGFEWNKYNQTHYDMDNPPPKIVQGYKFNIFYPDLINKNTTPQYFLTPCSDNGDFATLRFHAGPPYEDIAFKIVNREWEFSYKRGFRCQFQNNIFQLWFHFKRYRYRR, via the coding sequence ATGTGGGGTGAACAGAGTGAAAAGTCCGCCCCGTTCGTGTGGAAGAAGAAGCTCGAGAAGCAGGGCCTGAAGGACATCTCACGGCGCGAGCTCGAGGCACTGAATAGGAAAACGCAGCTCGAGAATGTAATCGAGCTGGAAAAGATTAAAAAGCGCCGGCTGGAGCGagagcaccagcagcagcagcgggaagACGATATGTATCTGATGCAGCGCTCGAAGGAGGCGGCCCAGTTCGACGAGTGGCAGCGGCAGGAGGAAACGTTCCATCTGGAGCAGGCGAAGCTGCGCAGCAAGATCCGCATACAGGACGGGCGGGCCAAACCGATCGACCTGCTCGCCCAATACATCTCGGAGCAAAACCTGGAGGAATCGATCGAGATGCAGATGCACGAACCGTACACGTACCTGAACGGGCTGGGGCTGGACGATCTGGAGGACCTGCTGGTCGACATCAAGGTGTACAACGAGCTGGAGAAGGGGAAGAATCTGGACTTCTGGACCGATCTAACCATCATCGTGGACGATGAAATTCACAAGCTGCGCAAGGTGGAGGCGGAAAAGCAGCGCATTGCTGCCGGGCGTCGCGAAGGCATCCACCAGAGCGTGGCGAAGGATGTGACGCAGATTTTCCGCGGCAAAACGGCCCAACAGCTGGAAGACCTCAAGAAGAAGATTGAGGAGAAAATTGGCAGCCAGCAGGACGGGCTCGACATTGGCTACTGGGAGAGTTTGCTGTCCCAGCTGAAGGCACACATGGCACGGGCGAGACTGCGCGACCGGCACCAGGAGAACCTGCGCAGCAAGCTCGAGCAACTGAAGCAGGAGCAAGAGCAGCAGGTAAAGAAGGAGGTACAGTCGGAAGACGATGAGGCGGGTCCGTCCGGGCTGGGACAAGCGGACGACTCCTCCTCGAGGGACAGTGCGGCCGTCCAGTCCGAATCTGAAGCGGCCGGACCGAGCAAACCCACGCAAGACACCTACGAATCGGACCTGCTGAACGAGTGCTTCGAGCAGTACAAAAAGGGCGGGTACGAGCCGAAGTACCTGCAACCTGGTGACCTGGAGCCCGGCATCGAAATCATCACCGAAGACAAGGACGAAGAGATACTGGATCTGCTGCGACAGAAGGTGCTCGGCATCAACCAGGACGAGGAGCTGTACTCGCGCGAGGAGATGCTGCTGCGCAAGGAGGCACGCCGCGGCATGGACAACGATGAGGCCGAATTTTCCGTCGAAACGCGTGTCGATTCGCAGGTCTACCTGTGGTCCGACAAGTATCGGCCGCGCAAACCACGCTACTTCAATCGCGTCCACACCGGCTTCGAGTGGAACAAGTACAACCAGACGCATTACGATATGGACAATCCGCCGCCGAAGATTGTGCAGGGCTACAAGTTTAACATCTTCTATCCGGATCTGATCAACAAGAACACGACGCCACAGTACTTCCTGACCCCGTGCTCGGATAATGGCGACTTTGCGACGCTGCGCTTCCATGCGGGGCCACCGTACGAGGACATTGCGTTTAAGATTGTGAACCGCGAGTGGGAGTTCAGCTACAAGCGGGGGTTCCGGTGCCAGTTCCAGAACAACATTTTCCAGCTATGGTTCCACTTCAAGCGCTACCGGTACCGCCGTTAA